Proteins encoded together in one Candidatus Neomarinimicrobiota bacterium window:
- a CDS encoding TonB-dependent receptor translates to MRRSLRIAIMAFILQYSILSAGTTGKIAGQVIDGETGEPLIGVNIIVDGTSHGAATNADGYYTILNIMPGTYSVRASMIGYQAVVQQNVQVMIDLTTPLDFELTTEVLAGQEVIVIAKMPTVKKDVTSTSFRVSSDEIEQLQVQTLSEIVNLQAGVVEGHFRGGRAGEVMYIVDGIPMNDAYSGDNLFDVESDMIQEVEIISGTFNAEYGQAMSGIVNIVTKEGQQNYSGKLSLFSGDYVSSHTKTFMHIDHINPLSVSNLQMSLSGPFPILKNRVSFSILGRIYGNEGWQYGRRIFRPQDFSTFSDNPEENIIRSTGDSAYVPMNPNKTKTIQGKISVRLSQRDKLNYTFFYEDAYHRDFDRLFKYNPDGNYHHESNSYQNGLQYTHMFGKSTFLTANASESFTEYGQYVYENPYDPRYVPIEHLTQNNSNGFSTGGMRMWHHFRNNRTRIFKADLRSQFTANQTLGIGASHKQCRLWLHEYQLYFDENNAIRIPSDSSWYNNSYTREPVEIAAYIQDKLELGEMIINMGLRLDYFDPNGEVPEYFYDTREAPKRQAKTSHQWSPRIGIAYPISDQGVIHFSYGHFFQIPNYEHLYINPDFEVNLIQLKGDQPPRGRYNIMGNAELKPEKTVSYEIGIKQAITSDLTIDITGYNKDIRDLIGQITMQNIYGGKFWRFINRDYANVKGITVALEMLERPGSFGFSVDYTYQSATGNASDPLDESKNQESDPPIQSEKKRRPLDWDQTHSLNMALTTTRMGYHISLIGKIGSGTPYTRESPYYNNRILNGERKPMTMTFDLNVTKDFFLNTWTISPFMKITNLLDRKNNREVYASSGTADYNYDMVFETYRGYKTQEEWYIQPNYYDEPRKIIIGCSLSFDQKR, encoded by the coding sequence ATGAGACGTTCATTGCGAATTGCCATAATGGCTTTTATCCTGCAGTATTCCATCTTGTCCGCCGGGACAACCGGGAAAATCGCCGGCCAAGTAATTGATGGTGAAACCGGAGAACCTTTAATCGGTGTGAATATCATTGTGGATGGAACTTCCCACGGTGCAGCCACCAATGCGGATGGATACTATACCATTCTGAACATCATGCCGGGGACTTATTCTGTCCGGGCCTCCATGATCGGATATCAGGCAGTAGTACAGCAAAATGTACAGGTGATGATTGATTTAACCACTCCCCTGGATTTTGAGCTGACCACAGAGGTCCTGGCCGGACAGGAAGTGATTGTAATTGCCAAAATGCCCACCGTAAAAAAAGACGTAACCTCAACCTCCTTCCGTGTAAGCTCAGATGAAATTGAACAGCTTCAGGTTCAGACCCTCAGTGAAATTGTGAATCTCCAGGCCGGTGTGGTGGAAGGGCACTTCCGTGGCGGCCGGGCCGGTGAAGTGATGTATATCGTGGACGGCATTCCCATGAATGACGCCTACTCCGGAGACAACCTCTTTGATGTAGAGAGTGATATGATTCAGGAAGTGGAAATCATCAGCGGTACGTTCAATGCCGAATATGGCCAGGCTATGTCCGGCATTGTCAACATCGTTACCAAGGAGGGACAGCAGAACTATTCCGGTAAGCTCTCCCTTTTTTCCGGTGATTATGTGAGTTCACATACCAAAACATTCATGCATATCGACCATATCAACCCTCTTTCCGTCTCCAATCTGCAAATGAGTTTAAGCGGTCCCTTTCCCATCCTGAAAAATCGGGTGTCCTTTTCCATATTAGGAAGGATTTACGGCAATGAGGGCTGGCAATACGGTCGGCGTATCTTCCGCCCTCAGGATTTCAGCACGTTTTCCGACAATCCTGAAGAAAATATAATCCGATCAACCGGAGACAGTGCCTACGTTCCCATGAATCCCAACAAGACTAAAACCATTCAGGGGAAAATCAGTGTCAGACTATCCCAACGGGATAAGTTAAATTATACTTTCTTCTATGAAGATGCATACCACCGGGATTTTGACCGTCTTTTCAAATACAATCCGGACGGTAACTATCACCATGAAAGCAATAGTTATCAGAATGGACTTCAGTACACCCACATGTTTGGGAAATCCACCTTTCTTACGGCCAATGCCTCTGAATCCTTTACCGAATACGGCCAGTATGTCTACGAGAATCCCTATGATCCCCGTTATGTGCCCATTGAGCATCTCACACAAAATAATTCCAACGGTTTTTCCACCGGTGGCATGCGGATGTGGCACCATTTCCGGAACAACCGCACCCGCATTTTTAAAGCCGATTTAAGAAGCCAGTTTACCGCAAATCAAACCCTGGGCATTGGGGCAAGCCACAAGCAATGTCGCTTATGGCTCCATGAATATCAGCTGTATTTCGATGAAAACAACGCGATTCGTATCCCCTCCGATTCCTCCTGGTATAATAACTCCTACACCCGTGAGCCTGTGGAAATCGCCGCCTACATCCAGGACAAACTGGAGCTGGGGGAGATGATCATCAACATGGGCCTCCGGCTGGATTATTTTGACCCGAACGGTGAAGTGCCGGAATATTTTTACGATACCCGGGAAGCACCGAAACGGCAAGCCAAAACATCCCATCAGTGGAGTCCCCGCATCGGCATTGCTTATCCTATTTCCGATCAGGGGGTTATCCATTTTTCCTATGGACATTTCTTTCAGATTCCCAATTATGAACATCTGTATATCAACCCCGATTTTGAGGTAAATCTGATCCAGCTTAAAGGTGATCAGCCGCCTCGGGGCCGATATAATATCATGGGCAATGCCGAATTGAAACCGGAAAAAACCGTCAGTTATGAAATCGGCATCAAACAGGCCATTACTTCCGACCTGACCATCGACATCACCGGCTATAACAAGGATATCCGGGATTTAATCGGTCAGATTACCATGCAAAACATCTACGGAGGAAAATTCTGGCGCTTTATCAACCGGGATTATGCCAATGTTAAGGGCATTACAGTTGCCCTTGAAATGCTTGAGCGTCCCGGCTCCTTTGGCTTTTCTGTGGATTATACTTATCAGTCCGCCACAGGAAACGCCTCGGATCCCTTGGATGAATCCAAAAACCAGGAATCCGATCCGCCCATTCAATCAGAAAAGAAACGCAGACCTCTGGACTGGGATCAAACCCATTCCCTGAACATGGCCCTGACCACCACCCGGATGGGATATCACATCAGCCTGATCGGAAAAATCGGAAGCGGCACCCCCTATACCCGGGAATCGCCATACTACAATAACCGGATCCTGAATGGTGAACGCAAACCCATGACCATGACCTTTGACCTGAATGTAACCAAAGACTTTTTCCTCAACACCTGGACAATTTCTCCTTTTATGAAAATTACCAATCTTCTGGATCGGAAAAATAACCGTGAAGTATATGCTTCCAGCGGCACGGCTGATTACAACTACGATATGGTTTTTGAAACATACCGTGGATATAAAACGCAGGAAGAATGGTATATACAGCCAAACTATTACGATGAACCCCGAAAAATCATCATTGGCTGCTCCTTAAGTTTTGATCAGAAACGATGA